In Mustela lutreola isolate mMusLut2 chromosome 16, mMusLut2.pri, whole genome shotgun sequence, the genomic window ctcagtgGTAGGAGCTATTAACTCCTTTTCTCCCACTGCTCAGTCCATTGACCTCAACAAGCCGATTGACAAGCGGATCTACAAGGGCACCCAGCCCACCTGCCATGACTTCAACCAGTTCACTGCTGCCACAGAGACCATCTCCCTGCTGGTGGGGTTCTCCGCCGGCCAGGTGCAGTACCTGGATCTCATCAAGAAGGACACCAGCAAGCTATTCAATGAAGAGGTGATTATGGGCCCCCGGGGCTTAGAAtggctcccctctcccactcaccacCCGCACACCATTGCCGTGAGACTGCAGCTGCCTGGGGAGCAGTGGAGGCCTGAGAGGGGcaggagacaggagagagaggggacagactGACGGATATATGGCTGGGGTCTCAGACAGTAGCTAGTAGGGTATTAGCTCATAAAGATAGCTGCGCCTCCCATGCTCGGGGCCTCTGTTGTTAGCCCTGTGCCGAACACTTTGCTCCTTGCATTTTCCTTCATGGGTTAGGGATTGTGGTGCCCATGTTGCAAGGGAGACAACCGAGGCTAGTCCCTGGTTGGGACTTGTTTGAAGCCAGAGCTCTTGATCTTCACATTCTGGGCCTGTGAGCATCGGATTTAGATCATTGGTGCGCCTTTGAGTCACTGTATGGTTTTGGGGAGGTGACTCTCCCTCCTGAGCCTCACTTTTActtctctgcaaaatgggatTCTCATCCCTGCCTCAATGGGAACATTATTACGAAATCGGAATCGGATGTGGAAATGGCTTAGTCTGGCTAGACCTGGTGCCAGAGGACATGCCAAGGAACGACCTTATCCATGGGCGGAAGCTGCTCTTGTCCTCtggctttttctctctgtttggaGGAAGTTCCACATACACAGAGTGCGTGAATGGCAGAAGGGAGTGAGGTAACAATGGATGGAATAAAAATTCACCAGCTCGTCCATTCTCAAAATACGGATTGAGCATTTGGTCTGTGCCAGGCGTTCTAAGCACCAGGGATCTCACATCTTAGCAGAACAGACAGAGGGCCATCCCTTTGTGGAGCCTTCATCATCTAGCTCAGGGAGCAGACAGTTATCAAATAAGTATGCTGCATGTCAGAAGGTGGTGAGTGCCACAGAGAAGAATCCAGCAGGGAAGGGGGATGCGGAGTGTGTGGTGAGGTTTAAATTAAGTAGGCTGGTCTGGGAAGGCGTCACTGAGCGGGGGTGACATTGAAATAAAGACCTGAAGGAGGCAAGCAAGTTATCAGGGGAGGACATTCTGAGTAAAGGGAACAGCTAGGACAAAATCCTAGAAGCAGGACAGCAGAAGGACTGTGTGGCCAGAGCAGTTTCTGAGGGGGAGTGTGGGAGATGGGTCCCAAGAAATAACTGGGAGGCATCAGCCCCTGGAGGGGCTGGAAGCTCATGGTAAAGACTTCAGCTTTCAGAGCATTTCTCATCATCTCAGCCAGAGAACACAGAGATGATGTGATTCTTTTCCAGCTTCTCCCCAAGAACAAGAAGCAACTGAGATGCCTGGGGAAGAATTTAATTCATTGTGTTCAGTGGGTGCCAAGGGGCTTCAAGGCTCAGTTCTCTTTGGAACCCTGCTTGAGAAGGGCTGCCATGCTGTGGGGTTCGTTGGGAGAGGAGGGCAGGTTCTGGGTATCAGCAAAGGATTGGTTCTGAGTTGCGAGGGGGAAAGGAACAGAGGCGCATGTGCAGCTGGCCGGACTGGGCTTTCCCTCGTGTGTCGAGGAAATCGTTTCCAGGCACTTGTTGTGTGCACAGGTCTATGCTCTGGGGTTAGAGTAGTGAACCACATAGATGTTCTATGAATCGTTCTCTTGTGAAACCTGAGGCAGTAAAGATAGGTGAGGGTTAGACAAGTGAGGAGAGTTCTCTGAAAGGCAGGACTGTCCCCTTGCCAGAGATGGGACACCAAGGCTCCATGGAGCTCCCCGGGGCTGCCTCACAGGCCGCCCTTCTTCCTTTGCGTCCCTGTGGCCTGCTGTCCGGCCCTTACCCTCAGTGTGGGGGAGCCCTGTCCAAGAAGGTCAGGGCCGCGTCCGAGGGCCGTTCGAGGAACTGGCTTGGGGAGGAGGTTGGCCAGGAACGgaccacctcccccagccccccacatcTGTCCCGGCAGCGGCTGATCGACAAGACAAAGGTGACCTACCTGAAGTGGCTGCCCGAGTCCGAGAGCCTGTTCCTGGCCTCACATGCCAGTGGCCACCTGTACCTGTACAACGTCAGCCACCCGTGCGCCTCGGCCCCGCCCCAGTACAGCCTGCTGAAGCAGGGCGAGGGCTTCGCCGTCTACGCCGCCAAGAGCAAGGCGCCCCGCAACCCGCTGGCCAAGTGGGCTGTGGGTGAGGGGCCCCTCAATGAGTTCGCCTTCTCGCCCGACGGCCGGCACCTGGCCTGCGTCAGCCAGGATGGCTGCCTGCGCGTCTTCCACTTCGACTCTATGCTCCTGCGCGGGCTCATGAAGAGCTACTTTGGGGGCCTGCTGTGTGTGTGCTGGAGCCCCGATGGCCGCTACGTCGTGACGGGTGGTGAAGATGACCTGGTCACCGTGTGGTCTTTCACCGAGGGCCGTGTGGTGGCCCGGGGCCACGGCCACAAGTCCTGGGTCAACGCTGTGGCCTTTGACCCCTACACCACGAGGGCCGAGGAGGCCGCCGCAGCCAGCGGTGACGGGGAGCggagtggagaggaggaggaggaggaggaagaggagcagccTGATGCCGGGGGCACAGGCTCCGGCGGGGGagcccccctctccccactgcccaaAGCCGGCCCCATCACCTACCGCTTCGGCTCAGCCGGCCAGGACACGCAGTTCTGCCTGTGGGACCTCACTGAAGACGTGCTTTACCCCCACCCGCCCCTGGCCCGCACCCGCACCCTCCCTAGCACGCCTGGCACCACACCCCCCGCTGCCAGCAGCTCCCGGGGCAGCGAGCCTGGCCCCGGCCCTGGCCCCCTGCCCCGCTCCCTGTCCCGCTCCAACAGCCTCCCGCACCCAGCAGGCAGCGGCAAGGCCGGCGGCCCGGGTGCCACAACTGAGCCGGGCACACCGTTCAGCATCGGCCGCTTTGCCACGCTCACGCTGCAGGAGCGGCGGGACCGggggtcagagaaagagcacaagcgcTACCACAGCCTGGGCAACATCAGCCGGGGGGGCGgaggtggcgggggcgggggcagcggcGGGGACAAGCCTAGCGGCCCTGCTCCCCGCAGCCGGCTGGACCCAGCCAAGGTGCTGGGCACCGCGCTGTGCCCGCGCATCCACGAGGTGCCCCTGCTCGAGCCCCTGGTGTGCAAGAAGATCGCCCAGGAGCGGCTCACAGTCCTCCTCTTCCTGGAGGACTGCATCATCACCGCCTGCCAGGAGGGCCTCATCTGTACCTGGGCCCGGCCGGGCAAGGCGGTGAGTGGCCCCACAGCAgcctccccagggcccagggagaggCGAGCGTCGGCAGGAGGGTTTGTCCCAGTCATAGCCTTTAGTCCTGTGGGATGAGGGGAAGCCAGGGAAATCTTAGCATCCCAGAGCAAGACTTCTCAGATCTTAAGAGTACCGGGCTTCTAGAACTTTCtgtggcagcagagagagagagggttgggAAGAGACAGCTGGGAGTGCTGAGAACCGTGGCCAGCTAGCTGAAGGGCAGCCAGTGGGCCCAGCATACCCAGACCTTATCGCTTGTCACTCGAAGCCAAATCTGGGTTTCTAAGGGGCGTAAGGATTTGTGAGTTGTGAAACCCTTTGAATAATGCGGGTCAAATTCTGTGGGCAACACTGAGCCTGTGGGCCCGCCTTCTGGCCTGGATCTCATCTCAGACTCTGGATCCAAGCCCACCTCTAGAGTCCCAGCTTTTGGAATCCCAGCTTGGGTTCTGGGGCTGCTCCCTGtgcgaccttgggcaagttgctgcTCTTGAAGGCGGGTGGGAGGTGGAAGGGTCCAACTGCTGGCATAGCTGTGGGGTTCAGGAAGGGCCAGGTGGGGAATATCCCAGTGCAGGGAGCATGGGCGTAGCCCCTTCCGTCTTTGGAGCTCTTGTCTTTAGAGGGCTCAGCTCCATGGGGTTTGGGCTTGTGTGCCTGGGATGCTAGGTCTAAGGCCCAGGGAGGGAGTGGTTTTAGAATCACAGGGTCTTGAATCCTTAGAACATCCTAACAGTCTCAGAGGCAGGGTCTTTGGGATTTGGGGACTCTGAAGAGTCCTGAAAGAGACCCCTCTATCTCCCTAGTTCACAGACGAGGAGGCGGAGGCCCAGACAGGGGAAGGAAGTTGGCCCAGGTCACCCAGCAAGTCAGTGGTAGAGGTAGGATTGCCCCTgagttctctccctctcacctccccAGTCAGAAAGGACCCCTGAGTTCCCCCCATCctctccacccctacccccctCTCTGTGCTCAGGACCACCAGAGGGCTTTAATTATGGTTCAAGAGTGCCGCCTGCAGGGCTGGGATGCTAGCGGGGCTGGGACCTAGAGCAGCGGCCTCTGTCTGGGGGGCTCTTGGGTGGACTGAAGGGCAGGGCCAGGGTGGCAGCTGCCATGGGGGATTCCAGGCAGGTTTCCTCCCCACGGGACAGGTGGGAGCCCCAGGCAGCCTCTAACCCTCCTGTCTCCTCTGTCCTTTTCCCCAGGGCATCTCCTCCCAACCAGGCAACTCCCCGAGCGGCACAGTGGTGTGAAGCCACGGATGTTGGGGTTCCCTGCCCCCACGCTCCCTGCCTCCTAGCCATATCCCTCCCGCTGACCTCACGGATCAACGTATTAACAAGACTAACCATGACAGATGGACTGCTCCCGTTCCTTGCCCTGCACAGATTTGAGGGGCAGAGGGTCCCCCAGACCGGCCCAGACACTTGGGGGGATGTAGTGGCCCGTGCGGCCTCAGCCTTGTCCCCACCCACTGCCAAGTACAATGACCCCTTCCTCTGAAACATCAGTGTTCGCCTCAGCCTTGTCCCCAGCATGTGACTGGTTGCTCCTGGGGGAGAGACTCCCTGCCCACAAGCTCTGCGGTGTGCCCCTCGTCCTGGGGGCAGGGCCGGGGTGGCCCACCCCTCCCCTGGCCTCCACCCTGCCCTTGCTGTTGTTCGTGCTTTTGAAGAGTGTTAAATTATGGAAGCCCCTCCGgggccctccctgtcccccaggaCCTCTTATTTATACTAAAGTTCCCTGTTTTCACAGCGTCTCTGTTCCCTTCCGGGAGGTgtggagggagtgtgtgtgtgcttttgctGCAGTCCTAGAATCCAGCTACTTCCACCAAAGGAAGAGTTAGGCCCTGCCTCTCCCTGACCCggtcccctccctgctctcaccGCAGGAGGAGCTGAAGGCCTGAGGAGGGACTCCGGGCCCACAGTGGAggggcccctctgcctgccagctcTCCAGCCCTGAGCCCCGGGCCCCCAAACTGGAGGAGAAAGGGCCGCCAGGGCCCCCTTCCCAGTCTGAAAGTGCTTGAACTATCCAGATCAGATATGGAGGGAGGGCTGCCCGGATGGGTCCCCCAGGTAGCTCCTGAGGTGCTCAGAGTGTGTCCCAAGTCTTGGCCTCCTGCTGCCTCAGGATTCCTGGCTCGCAGGCGCCAGCAGGAGACCATGGTTTCCTCCAGGAGCGGGAGCACTGTCCGCCCCTGCCGGGAACAACGAAAATCCCTCCTGGCTGGCTCTCCGGAGCTGCAGGGAGGGGTGTCTTCCcgctctgccctccaccccccgaAATGTTTCTGTTTCTAATCCTGGCCTGGGCAGGAATGTGGCTGTGCGGCCAGGGTCCAGGGAGCTATTCTGGGGGCTCCTTTGCCTCCCCCATGTTTTGGCCAGTGGGTCACCCCTGGTCCTGGCTCCTGAGGGCCTCCCTTCCCAACTCTCTCaccaccccttccccacctcctgccaaacaacaacaacaacaaaaacagtcaGTGTAAAGCAGAGGCCCTGACGGCTAAATTTAAACTGTCCCAAAGTCTGAATCCCTGGCTGAGTCACCCTCGAAGCTGCCCTGGCCGCCTGCCCCCCCTCTCCAGTCCtcccccctttctcccccaccccaattccAGAGTTTGAGAGGGGTGTTACCCGAtcattctgagcctcagttggCCCCCTCGCGATGGGAGGAGGGCTCATCTTTGGCCTCTGCCACACCTGTAGCTCCTTCTGGGCTCTGCCTTTTTGGGGGGCAGGCGTGGTGTGAGAGTTGGGATTCTCCATCCCCCCATCTCACACTGACTCGTCCTGTGGGGCCCTggtgggagggagttggggggccTGGCTCTGGAGGGGTTAAGGAGGGGTTAAGGCCTGGAGGCGGGAGGGGGCCGgactgaggggtggggagaaggggaggaggccTCAGCAGAGAGCGAAGTGGCCAGAGAGGCCCAGGGGACAGCCAGGGACAGGCAGACATGCAGCCAGAGCCCCGAGGTCTGGACAGGGGCTGCCGGGTTCCGTGACGGGAGGACCCCGAGCCCCTGGCCCGGGGAGGGGCCATGGTGCTGCCTGCCCAACATGTCAGCCGAGGTGCGGCTGAGCCGGCTCCAGCAGCTGGTGCTGGACCCTGGCTTCCTGGGGCTGGAGCCCCTGCTCGACCTTCTCCTGGGCGTCCACCAGGAGCTGGGGGCCTCCGACCTGGCCCAGGACAAGTATGTGGCCGACTTCTTGCAGTGGGGTGAGTGACTGCCTGCATGCGTGCCCCGgattggggagtggggagggcagggcagaggctggAGATGGGGAGAATTGGGGGCACGGTAGATGTGGGAGAGCCTCCCACTCAGGAGCCCGAAACTTGGTCCTGGGTCCTAGGGTGCCATGCCCCTAtccctgagccaccctggcaggGCAGGCCGGGCTCAGCAGAGGGTAGCACAGGCATGGCTCCAGAGCTGTGACCCAGGATCCGTGGTAGGCTGGACTGGGCACAGCTTCCCGTGGTCCTACTGTACCCCCTCCCCAAGGTCTAGGCCTAGGGACCTGCTGGGAGCCCCGTGTCCTGCgaccacccacacccacaccaaaATGGGCCCCATGGCTCTCCATCCTGGTCTCCCAGAGCACAGGGGCAGGCAGAAGGGACAACATGGGGCAGCTGCCAGGGGCGCAGCCAGTGGGCAGGTGTTCGGCGCCAGCCTCTCCAGCTGCTGCAACAGgtgcccaggccctgggagggtgCGGTGACTCAGGCCCTGGGGGGGAACCAGCTCTGCAGACAGGCACCACCCCCTGGATGCCAGGGGAACAATTTAGGGTTCTCCTGGGTGCTCCCATTTTCTAGGGTCTGGccaccccccaccttcccagCCCTGGTCCATCTAGTCTGCCTGGGGCAGCCTTgactcctctccagctccccaggtACCTCTTTTCATGACTTCTGACCTTCCAGCTCTTGCACAAAGTCCCTTCTGGCCAGGTCTTCCCCCGGAAACCAGTCTGGAAGGCAAATGCTTCCACCTCAGCCTCTGGCcctgtctgcctctgcccctcctccaccccagcaCTCCGACTCTTTCTcggttttctctctccctaacaTCCTGCCACTCCGTCCCTGCAATGGCTTGTCCCTCAGTGGCTTGCGCTTGGTCGCTGGGTCATTGGTCACtggtttctgtctctctgcctccccctctcctccattTCTCGTGTTCATCTTTTTCTGACCCAGGCCTCGCTCCTGTccctcccatttcacagatacgAAGGTGGAGACCGAAGGCCAGACCACTCAGCCCCTGGGAGAactttctccccacctccccaggccCTTAATAACTCTCTGGGCCCTGATTTTGCAGAGTGGGAAGTTAGGCTAGCTGGGTAAactgagccctgagctggggggcaggggtctGGCTCTCCTGTAGGGAGCACTCCTTTTGTGGCCTGAGCAGTTTTCTGcggcccctcccctgccaggccgctggggcgggggaggggacctGGGTTCCTGCTGCCTTAAAAGGGCTCAACGTCTtggctctctcctccctcccctgtcctGGGCCCTGGCTGGTTCTTCCCTGCCGGCCCGCTCTCCCCGAAACTCGTGGGGTTCCGTCTCTCGCTGCCTTAGCCCACTCTATCTCCCCTTACTCTCACTTGAAcccatccctctctctgtgttGCCTCCCAAGTCCCCAGCGTCCTCCACTTCCCgggcctccctctccctgtgcctctgcatTCCCTCCGCCAGGCCCTTCCCCTCCCTACCTGCCCTCTTTAACATTCCTAGCTGTAGGGCCTTGGCCAGACCCTTCATGCATCTGAGCCCTGACCTCTCCACCCATAAAGGAGGGGTGACTGAAAGAAGCCTTCTTCCCCGAGTTGAGGACAGAGCAGCAGTACACTAGAACCTGGAATCCGGATCCACGCTGGCTTTGTCTTCCTCTCCTGTTCCCTCTGGGAGCCCCATCCCCAAATccagtgtttcccaaagtgtGGTCCAAAGCCAACAGCATCTAAACCTGGAGGTGCTGGACTAAACTGAGCATTCCAGGACAGGATCTGAGATGGACTGAGAAGCCTGGGGTGGGCCTGGCAGGCATTCCCACTCTCAGCAGGAGGTCCCACATCATCTGTTCTCCAGAGCCTCCCTTTCCCAGAGCCTGCGCGCTCCACCTGCACCCACTAGAGCCCTCTGGCTCAGTGCCCTTCTTTAAAAGGGATTCCTCAAGCATCCCACCTTTTTTTCTGTAGGAGGGGAGTTCAGGGGTCCCCAGAACTTCTCAAAAGGTTTTTGTGGGGAAGCCTTTGGGAGACTGACAGtcctaggagagagagaagaggagagaacaaggGACAGAGGAGACCGTGGGacagagacgggggggggggggagcgggggggTTTGGCGTTGGGCGAGGGGAGActgagaggcagagggtgggACTTCCTCCTGTCTCTAGTGTCAGTCCCAGCTAccccccagctaccctcagttctcacctccccctgccccccagtggAGCCCATCGCGGCGAGGCTTAAGGAGGCCCGACTGCAGAGGGATGACTTCGAGATTCTGAAGGTGATCGGACGCGGGGCGTTCAGCGAGGTGAGCCTTGAGCGGCGGCTGCAGCTAGCCAGAACAGGGGACGCGACTTTTCGTGCAGTGGGCGGGACCCAGGGGTTTGGGGCGGGACCTTAGAAATTGATGAATGACTGAGTTGGGAAAGCCTGCACCAgtcgggcggggggcggggcttgAGGGTGATGGGCGTGGCGTTAATAGTGAGGCGGTGCCAAGAGCGTATTAGGGGTG contains:
- the DMWD gene encoding dystrophia myotonica WD repeat-containing protein isoform X1; translated protein: MAAGGAEGGSGPGAAMGDCAEIKSQFRTREGFYKLLPGDGAARRSGPASAQTPAPPQPPQPPPGPASSSGPGAAGSAPSPPPAGPGPGPALPAVRLSLVRLGEPDGAGTGEPPATPAGLGAGGDRVCFNLGRELYFYPGCCRRGSQRSIDLNKPIDKRIYKGTQPTCHDFNQFTAATETISLLVGFSAGQVQYLDLIKKDTSKLFNEERLIDKTKVTYLKWLPESESLFLASHASGHLYLYNVSHPCASAPPQYSLLKQGEGFAVYAAKSKAPRNPLAKWAVGEGPLNEFAFSPDGRHLACVSQDGCLRVFHFDSMLLRGLMKSYFGGLLCVCWSPDGRYVVTGGEDDLVTVWSFTEGRVVARGHGHKSWVNAVAFDPYTTRAEEAAAASGDGERSGEEEEEEEEEQPDAGGTGSGGGAPLSPLPKAGPITYRFGSAGQDTQFCLWDLTEDVLYPHPPLARTRTLPSTPGTTPPAASSSRGSEPGPGPGPLPRSLSRSNSLPHPAGSGKAGGPGATTEPGTPFSIGRFATLTLQERRDRGSEKEHKRYHSLGNISRGGGGGGGGGSGGDKPSGPAPRSRLDPAKVLGTALCPRIHEVPLLEPLVCKKIAQERLTVLLFLEDCIITACQEGLICTWARPGKAFTDEEAEAQTGEGSWPRSPSKSVVEGISSQPGNSPSGTVV
- the DMWD gene encoding dystrophia myotonica WD repeat-containing protein isoform X2 gives rise to the protein MAAGGAEGGSGPGAAMGDCAEIKSQFRTREGFYKLLPGDGAARRSGPASAQTPAPPQPPQPPPGPASSSGPGAAGSAPSPPPAGPGPGPALPAVRLSLVRLGEPDGAGTGEPPATPAGLGAGGDRVCFNLGRELYFYPGCCRRGSQRSIDLNKPIDKRIYKGTQPTCHDFNQFTAATETISLLVGFSAGQVQYLDLIKKDTSKLFNEERLIDKTKVTYLKWLPESESLFLASHASGHLYLYNVSHPCASAPPQYSLLKQGEGFAVYAAKSKAPRNPLAKWAVGEGPLNEFAFSPDGRHLACVSQDGCLRVFHFDSMLLRGLMKSYFGGLLCVCWSPDGRYVVTGGEDDLVTVWSFTEGRVVARGHGHKSWVNAVAFDPYTTRAEEAAAASGDGERSGEEEEEEEEEQPDAGGTGSGGGAPLSPLPKAGPITYRFGSAGQDTQFCLWDLTEDVLYPHPPLARTRTLPSTPGTTPPAASSSRGSEPGPGPGPLPRSLSRSNSLPHPAGSGKAGGPGATTEPGTPFSIGRFATLTLQERRDRGSEKEHKRYHSLGNISRGGGGGGGGGSGGDKPSGPAPRSRLDPAKVLGTALCPRIHEVPLLEPLVCKKIAQERLTVLLFLEDCIITACQEGLICTWARPGKAGISSQPGNSPSGTVV